In Myxococcales bacterium, the genomic window AGGGCGTGATACCGGTGCAGGACCTCGACACCGTTAGCGCGCTTTGGCCTGTCGATGACGACCCAGACGAGCTGGACGCCTTCCTCGCGAAGCACCGCGTCTTGCGTCGCACCGCGGCGGTCGATCAGCGGCAGTCGAAGTGAGCTCCGTACTCCTCGACACTACGGTAGCCAGCTTGATCCATCCGCGCAGGGCCGGTTCGTTGGCTCGGGAAGCGTATGAACCACACATGCGTGAAATTGGGTTGGTGAGCGTGGTGACTGGTTGCGGTCGCGGCCATGGCGCGCCGTGCGAGCGCGAGGGTGATTGCGAACGCGCACTCACATGCGATGGTACACACTGCGCCACCTGCGCCGAATCACGCGGGTCGGGCAATCCCGTGGGCGGTGCAGCCCATGTCGTCGCTGTCGAAGCAGTCGCTCAGCTTCCGGATCAGGGCACACCTCGTCGAATCCCCTTCATTCGATCAGCTTGCTCAGCACGATCGCAACGGCGATGGAGGCGAGCGGAAGCACGACGAGCGCCGAGAGGCCGACGAGCTGAGTCGTGACGCGCATCCATCGAATCGCGCTCCGCATGTCGCTGGCATGAGCGGCCAGCCGATTCGCCAGGTCTGCGCCGAGCGCGCTCACGCGCCCTCTCCCGAGCAGGTTGTCGGTGCCGCAGTAGTCGCAGCGCACCGAGCCCTGGCCGCCGACCTCGCGCGCCGGCAACGGGCCGCCGCAGAGATGGCAGGCCCCGTGTTGCGCCCCACTCTCCGCCGGCAGTGCCGCGAAGGTCCGCTGCAGTCGCCCGCGCACGCTTCGGTGCACGAGCGCGGCGACCAAGGCGATGCCGCTGCTGGTGAAGAGGCCACCCAGTGCTGGAACGACACGGCCGGGGAACGCCGCGTCGAACCCCTTGTCCACGACGGCCCAGACGCCACTGAACGTGTAGAGCCCCCCGCAAGAGAGGAGCACGAGCCACACGGCGAAGCCCAGCGCGAAGCGCTCGTCGCCGAGCATCTTCACCCGGGCCTCGTCGAGGCGCCGACCCGCGGCGAGCTTGTCTCCGATGAGGGCGATGGTCGTCGCGAGGTGCGCACGGACCTCGACCGACAGCACCAGGGGCTCCTGACAGCTCGCGCAGCGTTGGCCGTCCGTCGCGAGCGAGAGCGTCGCCGGCGCGCCACATCGGGAGCACGGCAGGGATCGCGGCGCGCCGCTCATGTCAGCTCGACCACCGATGGAGCCTACCAGGATTCGCTGAGTCGTTCTGCTAGTCTAGGGTGCAGGTACCCGCGCAGAGGACTACACCATGCAGGCTCACGCGCTCGAGGGCTTCGACGAGCTGGCGGCCGTCCCAACGAAAACACGAGTGAAGGAGGACGTGTGGGCGAGTCCAACTTGATCTTCGGATTCACGACCAGCGATACCGGTTCAGTCGTGCGGGCGCTGACCGCGGCGGGCTGGATCAACGAACAGCCGCCGGAGAACCTGTGGCTCAATCACGAGGAGGCCGAGACCGGTGACGACTGGGTCGAGCGCGCGCTCGCATCGCGCGACGTCTCCGCGATCTGGATGGATCGGACCACCAAGCTGGCGGTGAACGGCGCGGGGCTGGTGACGGGGGAGCGACCCGGGGTCGCGCTGAGCGCCGACAAGGTCCTGGCCGTGCTCAGCAAGGTGCCCTTCACGGTGGCCTCGTTCGGGATTCATCCCTGGGATGGCTACGACGGCCCCAGCTTTGGGCGCGGCCACGATCCCCACGGCTGGGCGTGCGCGTTCAAGGGCGCGGGACACGACCGGCTGGTGTCGCGGCGCTGGCTGGGCACCGGGCCCTGGCGGGTGCTGCGCGGCTCGGACGATCTCACACTGGTGGAGTTTCACGATCTCGCCGCAAGTGAGTCGGCCGCGCTCACGCAGGCCAAGCCGGGGCACCGCACCATGGGCATCGACCCGCAGGGCGGCTACCTGCAGGCCAACTACGTCTACAAGACCGACCTCGAGGCGCTGTACTCGAACAAGCAGCGCGCCCTCATCTTCGTGATCAAGGGGCGCAGCGTCGAGCCGATCGAGATGCGTGACGCCGCCGCCGCGCGCAAGCTGCAGCCGTTCGGCGCCGACAAGCCGATCGACCACGTCGTCTATGTCTTCTTCGACGAGGCCGCAGCCGAGAAGCACCTGCGCCTGCAGTGGGGCTACGGCCACGAGGTGCGCCTGATCGGTGACGATGGCGCCGAGCGGCGCATCGACCAGGACTACCAGCCTACGCTGGACAAGCCGGCGTGGGTCACCAAGCTCGGGCGTGACGACTCGAAGGAGTTCCTGAAGTGAGCGCGCTGCGCCGCGAGCCTTTCCGCGGGGACGCCGCGGCCCTGGAGGCCATCAACCAGGCCATCGTGGCGGAGCGCCCCGACTTCGAGCCCGGCCTCGAAGATCTCGAGATCGAACAGCTCGTCAGCCCTACTTCGCGCACCACGCCGTGCTGCTGGCGACCACCGCGGTGCCGCCGCCGGCCCGCTCGGTGGCGCTGGTGCTGAGGCCGGCCGGGCAGGGTCACCCCTTGCTGCTGGCGCACACCATCGCGCGGCTACAGGCCGTCGCGGCGGCCGATCCGCCCGCGGGACTCGAGGCTCGCGACCGCGCGCGGGCCTACGCCGGCGATGGCAACGACTGGACCACGCTCAGCCTAAACGGCGAGCTGGCGCTGGAGTCGTTCGAGCACATGCCGTGGCACGATCTGGACGACCGCCACCGGGCCGAGGTCGAGCGGCTGCGCGAGCGCTTCGCGCGCCTGATCCAGCCCGAGCTGGCCTCACAGACCGCGCGCGGCTGGACCTTCCAGCACTGGCTGGTCGCGGATCGCCAGCTCATCGAGCGCCGCCTGGCGGTGCCGCTTGACGGCCGCCTCGAGCGCACCGACACGGTGCACGCGCGCCAGCTGCCAGTACCCGAGGGCACGGTGTGGGTTTTCGAACACTGCGGGGTCGCCTTCTTGCGTCACACAACGCCATGTGTAAGATTGCGAGCGTGCCCACCAACCTCGCCATCGACGACGACTTGCTTGAAACCGCCAAGAAGGTGGGCGGGCATCGGACCAAGCGTGAGACGGTCAACTTCGCGCTGAGGGAGTACATCCGACGCCACCGGCAGCTTGCGCTGCTCGAAGCGTTCGGGACCATCGATTTCGATCCGACGTGGGACTACAAGAAGGATCGCAAGAAGCGGTGATCGTCCTCGACACGTCGGTGCTGTCGCTCGCGTTTCGGCGGCGCGCCGCTGGTGCGCGCGTCGACCCTCGCGTGGGCGCGCTGGCGGCGCTGATTGAAGTCGGCGACTTGCTCGCGGTGCCCGGAATCGTCGTCCAAGAGGTGCTGTCCGGCGTACGCGCTCCCGCGCAGTTCGACCGCCTCGCCGGCCTGCTGGCGCCGCTTCCGGTCTTGTTGGCGGACCGCTCCCACCACGTCCGTGCCGCGCAAGTCGCGAATGCGTGTCGAAGGCGCGGCGTCACGGTTTCGGTCGTCGACGCGCTGATCGCAGCGCAGACCATCGAGCACCGTGGCCGCCTGTTCACGGCGGACCGCGACTTCGAGCACATCGCCCAGCACTCGGAGCTCCGGCTGTTCCGCATCCGAGAAGACTAGGCGCAGGATTCCGCTGCAAAGCGGAGGTGAGTGCGGAGGCGCCCGGCCGCCGCGTCGCGGCTCAGCACACCGAGCGCGTCAGCCTCCGTCCGGGCACGAGTACCCGTCGCTCTGCCAGTACACGCCGTCGCAGGTGAGCTTGTTGCACGACGCATAGGTGCAGCTGACGGTCTTGTGCTCGGTCGCGCACGTCTCCTTGCCGGGTGCCGGCTCGGTCGGCGGACACGGGCTGCTGGCCTCAGGCTGCGCGTCCAGCGCATCCGGCTCGGCATCGGGGCTCGCGTCCGGTCCGGCATCGACGCACGGATCCGGTTCGAGTGATTAGGTGGGGCCCTGACAGTGAGCTTGTCGCGACATTCCGCACAACCGCGCCTACATGCGCATGGCCGAGGGACATTGCGCGGACCTCAGGGTGCAGGCGAGCTCGGGGGAGTTCGTTTGCTCGGCCTATGCAACGCGCCCACAGATCTGTCGCGATCTCACGCGCGGTCTGGCTGCGTGCACCGCCGAGATCGACGCGAAGAGCGACCGTCCCCGCCTCGTGCTTCTACGAGCTCGGCGCTAGCCAAGACGGGCCGAAGGTCACAACGAGGACAGTGGATCCCGATTCGCGCTGCCGCCATGTACTGCGCGGAGCTCCTCAACGTCAGCGCATGAACAGCCCAACCACGGTCAGGACGGTTGGGGTCGCGGTTGCCCGTGCTACATTCGGCATCGGAGGCTCGATGCGCCACCGCGCCAGTCAACTCGTCGCAATTGTTCTCTCGGCTCTGGGCGCGAGCGCCGGCTGTGGGGATGACACGTCGTCGGTCGCCGGACCGAGCGCGTCAGGGGTTCGGCCGGCGTCGAGGCGGGTGTCGGCGGCAGTCTGGGCTCTGGCTCAAGCTGGCCCGGTGGCGGCAGCGGCACCGGAGGCACTGGAAGCGGTGGAGGCGCGGGAGGTGGTGGTGCCGGCGGAAGCCCGACGGGCGGAGCGGGTGGCGCGGGAGGCGGCGCTGCCGGAACCTCACAAGGTGGCAGCGGCGGCGTTGCGCCCGGATGCACTCCCGGCACTGGCGGCAGCGGCGGGCCCTGCGAGTTCCCACAAGGCGTGCCCGATCCTGACTTCACCTGCAACGCGAGCTCGTACCAAGACACCGATCCCAAGGTGGACGCGGCGGTGAACAGCGTCATGGTCACGCTCACCGGCTGCG contains:
- a CDS encoding type II toxin-antitoxin system VapB family antitoxin; its protein translation is MPTNLAIDDDLLETAKKVGGHRTKRETVNFALREYIRRHRQLALLEAFGTIDFDPTWDYKKDRKKR
- a CDS encoding PIN domain-containing protein; translated protein: MIVLDTSVLSLAFRRRAAGARVDPRVGALAALIEVGDLLAVPGIVVQEVLSGVRAPAQFDRLAGLLAPLPVLLADRSHHVRAAQVANACRRRGVTVSVVDALIAAQTIEHRGRLFTADRDFEHIAQHSELRLFRIRED